From Fibrobacter sp. UWR2, the proteins below share one genomic window:
- a CDS encoding RICIN domain-containing protein has translation MLFKRSLLAVSAIAFMAVFSHAEVTYTLHKSANPTADEQDAYKRITAVMDSAVKLYNTYSNLSKFINVYYAPGVPTAEASSNGDLRFGENRSYMVVPTAMHEMGHTMGIGTTQEYWDVCKDGVFRNDKVQAKLRELDNDPTKELHCDSQHIWPYGLNQASEAKSEKDLINHVILVETIYQQLFKVAFFKEGRIKSLSERKCMGITADNALELMDCSDNATFVKIFSVGDNPVTYYVQLGSRVIDIPNESTAAGVKASTYGYNGGAHQRYVFEDAGVNTPLTFFFKNAKSGHYLQAVGNTVVQNPKKNSDDFIWQIIEDEAQDTSKVDTSVVDTGKTDSAGDTSSVKIVRLRDTRVDLAPARTFDLKGRSIGRQPLGRSRNTHRVLFKK, from the coding sequence ATGCTTTTCAAGAGAAGCCTGCTAGCGGTGTCGGCCATTGCCTTTATGGCGGTATTTTCGCATGCCGAGGTCACCTACACGCTCCACAAGTCCGCGAACCCGACTGCCGACGAGCAGGACGCCTACAAGCGCATTACGGCCGTGATGGATTCGGCGGTCAAGCTCTACAACACCTACTCTAACCTTTCGAAGTTCATCAACGTTTACTACGCGCCGGGCGTACCCACAGCCGAGGCCAGTAGCAACGGCGACCTCCGGTTTGGAGAGAACCGCAGTTACATGGTGGTGCCCACGGCCATGCACGAGATGGGTCATACGATGGGTATCGGTACGACCCAGGAATACTGGGATGTATGCAAGGATGGTGTTTTCAGGAACGACAAGGTGCAGGCGAAGCTCCGCGAACTGGACAACGACCCGACCAAGGAACTCCATTGCGACTCCCAGCATATCTGGCCCTATGGCCTGAACCAGGCGAGCGAAGCCAAGTCCGAAAAGGACCTGATTAACCATGTGATTCTCGTGGAGACCATTTACCAGCAGCTGTTCAAGGTGGCGTTCTTCAAGGAGGGGAGGATCAAGTCCCTCTCCGAGAGAAAGTGCATGGGCATAACCGCTGACAACGCGCTCGAACTGATGGACTGCTCCGACAATGCGACGTTCGTGAAGATTTTCTCGGTGGGCGACAACCCCGTTACCTACTATGTGCAACTTGGCTCGCGCGTCATCGACATCCCGAACGAGTCGACTGCGGCGGGCGTGAAGGCCTCTACCTATGGCTACAACGGTGGGGCTCACCAGCGCTACGTGTTCGAAGATGCGGGCGTGAACACTCCGCTCACGTTCTTCTTCAAGAACGCCAAGAGCGGGCATTATTTGCAGGCGGTGGGGAATACTGTGGTGCAGAACCCGAAGAAGAATTCCGACGACTTCATCTGGCAGATTATCGAGGACGAAGCTCAGGACACCTCCAAGGTCGATACGAGCGTCGTAGATACGGGCAAGACGGATTCCGCCGGCGATACATCGTCCGTGAAGATCGTGCGCCTGCGGGATACGCGTGTGGACCTGGCTCCGGCAAGGACGTTCGACCTCAAGGGCAGGAGCATCGGCAGGCAGCCCCTCGGCCGCAGCCGCAATACGCACAGGGTCCTTTTCAAGAAGTAA